The Prevotella melaninogenica region ATTATTGCCCATATTGACCATGGTAAGTCAACCTTGGCGGATCGTCTCCTTGAATATACTCAGACGATAAAGATTACTGGTGGGCAGATGCTCGACGATATGGACTTGGAGCGTGAACGTGGTATTACTATCAAGAGTCATGCTATCCAAATGGAGTACACATTGGATAAGGAGAAATATATTCTTAATCTTATCGATACTCCGGGCCATGTAGACTTCTCGTATGAGGTGTCACGAAGCATTGCTGCGTGTGAAGGTGCATTGCTTATTGTTGATGCTACACAGGGAGTACAGGCTCAGACGATTTCTAACCTCTATATGGCTATCGATCATAACTTGGAGATTATCCCTGTTATCAACAAGATTGATATGCCAAATGCTATGCCAGAAGAGGTTGAAGACGAGATTGTCGATCTTATTGGTTGTGATCCAAAGGACATTATTCGTGCCAGTGGAAAGACGGGTGAGGGTGTGCCTGACATACTTGAAGCAATCATTAAGCGTATCCCTTCACCAACAGGTGATACCAAAGCTCCGTTGCAGGCGCTTATCTTTGACTCTATCTTCAACTCTTTCCGTGGTATTATCACACTGTGTAAGGTTGAGAATGGTGTCATCAAGAAGGGTGATAAAGTTAAGTTTGTACAGACAGGAATGGAATACGCTGCTGATGAAGTGGGCGTATTGAAGATGGATATGATGCCTACCCAACAGCTCTCAACAGGAGAGGTGGGATACATCATTTCTGGTATCAAGACTGCCACAGAGGTGAAGGTGGGTGATACTGTTACCCATATAGTCAATCCTTGTGAGAAAGCTATTGAAGGATTCCAAGAAGTAAAGCCTATGGTCTTTGCTGGTGTCTATCCTGTTGACCCAAATGATTACGAAGGATTGCGTTCTTCATTGGAGAAACTGCAGTTGAATGATGCCTCACTAACCTTCCAACCAGAGAGTTCTCAGGCTTTGGGTTTTGGTTTCCGTTGTGGCTTCTTAGGTCTGCTTCACATGGAGATTATACAGGAACGTTTGGATCGTGAGTTCAACATGGATGTCATTACCACTGTGCCTAACGTAAGTTACATGGTGTATGACAAGCAAGGAAATGAAAAGGAGGTTCATAATCCATCTGGTCTACCAGACCAGACAATGATTGATCATATTGAAGAGCCTTATATTAAAGCCTCTATCATTACCTCCAGTGATTACATTGGTCCTATCATGACGCTTTGTCTTGATAAGCGAGGTGAACTCATTAGCCAGAACTATGTGAGTGGAAATCGTTTGGAACTCCTCTTCATGATTCCATTGGGTGAAATCGTGATAGACTTCTATGACAAACTGAAGAGTATTTCTAAAGGCTACGCTTCATTTGATTATCATATCGATTCTTACCGTCCTTCAAAGTTAGCTAAGCTTGACATTCTTTTGAATGGAGAGCCTGTTGATGCCCTATCAGCACTGACACATGAGAGTAATGCTATTGTTTTTGGTCGAAGAATATGTGAGAAGCTAAAAGACTTAATCCCACGTCAGCAGTTTGATATCGCTATTCAGGCTGCTATCGGAGCAAAGATTGTTGCCCGAGAGACCGTTAAGCAGGTACGTAAGGACGTTACAGCCAAGTGTTATGGTGGTGACATCAGCCGCAAGCGTAAACTTCTTGAGAAACAGAAGAAGGGCAAGAAGCGTATGAAACAGATTGGAAACGTACAGGTTCCACAGAAAGCATTCCTTGCAGTATTGAAGTTAGATTAATATCAAAGAGTAAAGAAAGGAAAGGAAAATGAAAGATTTGGTGAACGATTCAAGAGATATAGCGCGTGAATTGGCACGTAAATATAGTACGATGACCCATGATGAGTTGGATGTACTTGAAAGTATCCTCGTACCAATGAAATTCGCAAAAGGACAGATGATTCTCAGTGAAGGTGAAATCTGCAAGCACGTTTATTATATAGAAAGAGGACTAATTCGTCAATTCTATTTTAAGAACGGTAAGCAGATTACTGAACACTTAGGAGAGGATAGAAGTATCTTTATGTGTATTGAAAGTCTTTTCCGTGAGGAGCCTACTAAACTACAGGTTGAGGCTTTAGAGCCAACATGGGTTTATGCGCTACCAAAACAGAAGTTGGAGCAGGTAGCTCTTCATAATGTTAATATTCAGATTCTCTATCGTAAGATATTAGAAGAGAGTCTTATCACTTCACAGGTACATGCTGATCTTGTACGTTTTGAGACTGCACAAGCTCGTTATAAGAGAATGTGTAAGCTAAGTCCACAGGTTATCTTGCGTGCACCGCTGGTTTATATTGCCAGCTATCTGCAGATGACACCAGAAACATTAAGCCGTGTTCGTTCGTCAACATTGCTTGATGATTAATGAGTCTTTATATTTGTTAAGAGTATATGGGGTTAGAGGAGTTAAAATTAATCCTACTCGCAAAAATGTTTTGGGTAACAAATTCCTGAATATGATTGTTGGCGGAGTTAATATATTTGTGACCAATCCTTTGCCTATTAATACTAAAATAGTAAATAGATTGGTAGAGCATTATGCGTCAGAAGAGTCTGTAGAAGTTCCTGCTGAAGAACTTTTGGAAGTTCTGAAATATGTTGGAGATATTGATAACACAGATTTTGATAGTTCCAAATTTTCATATTGCATTTCAGCCCTGAGAGAAAAAAGACCAACTGTGAAATGTCGACTAATTGTTCGTATAGATAGAAATATCAGTAGAGGAACGGGAACTTTGCTTTCTCCTGCTGATAGGAAATTAGGAGACAAATTCAATAACGATATTGTTCTTACGCTATATAGAGTATTGGGCAATGTAGAAAAGGGATGGTATGGACACCCACTTTGGATTCCGAATATCAAGTTTCCCGATAATACATGTTTCTACAATACTACCGATTAGTGGAATATAACTATTAGACCGTTCTTCTTCACGCAAATATTTATGAATAAACACCAACGCTCTTGGTTAGCTTTTGCTAATAGTAAAGTTTGCAGACATGCAAACGCAATACACGATAAAGGCTTTATCAACTGGGGAATGAAAGATAACTTTCATTTCTCAGTTGGAGACATCATTTATTTGTTTGTTTCAAATGAAAGACGTGTCATGTTTCAAATGGAAGTCATCGCCGAGAATTGTCCTCGCGAGGATCAATATTACTGGGTTATTGATGCTCCCAATGATAGAACATATAAGCTACTTTTGCGAAAGGAATACAACGGAGAAGAACTGAATGAGAGTGTCCTTGAAAAGAATGGTTTCAAAGGTGGAGGTAGCATACAAAACCCTACATATAAAAACGAAAGGCTACTTTCTTATATTGAGTCAGTCTTTGACAAAGTTGAGTTTGCATTGATAGGATTGCCCACATTGGCTAATCGCCCTATTCTCTACGTTGACCTATTCTCTGGTAGATATGTTTCTACAAGAATAGGACACGAGGTATTCAATTTGGATAAGAATCCTGTTGATGGCAGATATTATGGCTATTGCCCTGCATACGGTAATGTTTCAATTTCAGAACTTGGGGCAAGACCTTTAGAGGAATCAATTTCTGGTGTTATCGTTGTTTATACGAAGAAAATGATAGGTTCATCAGACAGAGAGCTTATTGCTTTCTGCGACAATGCTACCATTCATAGGAAAGGCATCTATGATGATAATCTCCAAAGGACTATTGAAGAGAACGGAGAAAAGTCCGTTTGTAGCTTTGCAATAGAATCGGACACGCTTTTCAATCTTTCAGGGCTTGATGAAAAGTTTGTTATTCACGTTGCTGATTATAGCACTTGGATGTTCCGACAGCAACGTTTTTACAAAGGTACATATCCAAAACTGGACGACAAGATAATATCTTATATCGAAGCCTACCTTAAGAAAGAGGAGTCTGAAGATGATTTGAGCTATCAAGAGGCTATTCAGGATATTACACTTGACGATGAGGATAATTTCAAGGTATTGCTGTCCGGTAAAAATAAAATGAAAGCTCTGTATCTCTTTACTCATCGGTGTTACAGCCGTTTTACTTATCCAGGGGGCTTGGTTTTCAGTTTCAAACTGTAAGCATTATAAAATGTGCTTATATTGACAAGGAAAGCCCTATAATAACCAGATAAATTAATGAAATCATAAGTTTAAGTCTATTTTAACTAACACAGATAACTCCAAAAAAGTTTTATCGGACACCAATAATTTCAAGGACACCTCCAAGGATAAGCCAGACTTCTTGAATGGGAATAACAGCAAGATGGTCAAGAAAAATCCGAAGATTGCCAAGCAGGCACTGGCACACGCCAAGTATCGCTGTGTTGCCAATCCGAAACACATTACGTTCAATACGGCAAAGGGAAAACCTTACATGGAGGGGCATCACTTGATACCTTGCACGCAATCAAACGCCACTCTATTTTGGCAGACGAGAAATAGAAACATTGACTGTGAAAATAATATTGTCTGTCTATGCCCAACGTGCCACAGACGTATTCATTATGGCTCTATTCAAGAAAAGAAGAGCTTAATCAAGACGTTGTATGATTCTCAGATAGGAAACCTTAAAAAGGTGGGATTAGATATTTCCTTAAACGAGTTATTGAAATTGTATTCCATTTAGGAAGTTCCTCCGTGGGGCGGACTTTCGTGAATCGAACTTATAATCTCGACCTTTTGGCTTAAATCCCTAACTCATACTTACAAGCAAGTCTTGGATTCGCCAT contains the following coding sequences:
- a CDS encoding HNH endonuclease, which produces MEGHHLIPCTQSNATLFWQTRNRNIDCENNIVCLCPTCHRRIHYGSIQEKKSLIKTLYDSQIGNLKKVGLDISLNELLKLYSI
- the lepA gene encoding translation elongation factor 4, which produces MNHIRNFCIIAHIDHGKSTLADRLLEYTQTIKITGGQMLDDMDLERERGITIKSHAIQMEYTLDKEKYILNLIDTPGHVDFSYEVSRSIAACEGALLIVDATQGVQAQTISNLYMAIDHNLEIIPVINKIDMPNAMPEEVEDEIVDLIGCDPKDIIRASGKTGEGVPDILEAIIKRIPSPTGDTKAPLQALIFDSIFNSFRGIITLCKVENGVIKKGDKVKFVQTGMEYAADEVGVLKMDMMPTQQLSTGEVGYIISGIKTATEVKVGDTVTHIVNPCEKAIEGFQEVKPMVFAGVYPVDPNDYEGLRSSLEKLQLNDASLTFQPESSQALGFGFRCGFLGLLHMEIIQERLDREFNMDVITTVPNVSYMVYDKQGNEKEVHNPSGLPDQTMIDHIEEPYIKASIITSSDYIGPIMTLCLDKRGELISQNYVSGNRLELLFMIPLGEIVIDFYDKLKSISKGYASFDYHIDSYRPSKLAKLDILLNGEPVDALSALTHESNAIVFGRRICEKLKDLIPRQQFDIAIQAAIGAKIVARETVKQVRKDVTAKCYGGDISRKRKLLEKQKKGKKRMKQIGNVQVPQKAFLAVLKLD
- a CDS encoding Crp/Fnr family transcriptional regulator; protein product: MKDLVNDSRDIARELARKYSTMTHDELDVLESILVPMKFAKGQMILSEGEICKHVYYIERGLIRQFYFKNGKQITEHLGEDRSIFMCIESLFREEPTKLQVEALEPTWVYALPKQKLEQVALHNVNIQILYRKILEESLITSQVHADLVRFETAQARYKRMCKLSPQVILRAPLVYIASYLQMTPETLSRVRSSTLLDD